In a genomic window of Pseudoalteromonas xiamenensis:
- a CDS encoding methyl-accepting chemotaxis protein: MLCRLKDMLNSISVRNRLIILAAVPLIALVFTTLFSLKIMSGLVNGIDSLYEDRVIPLKQIKAVSDVYAVQIVDSFHKYRASQLTAENLKGQIDDAMTNAEKVWGQYKQTKLTSEEARLVDISDRLMKKANTEIQVMKQQLGSGQLKQMSNDEFVPKLYAFMDPFSGSLEALINLQLDESGRFRNEADAKAKETRMLLIVTMAAMIGILILGATLIYRSIFRPLRALQRTVSHIASEADLRKDSEVVGSDEIAETASSVNDMLCAFRTILKEVNGASMTLGSAAEEMQVISNQVANTASDQQQQTEMIATAVTQMSAAIQEVANNAELTAGKATDSDVAAKAGIGKIAANIDSIQTLNKVIDESTQVIVNLSEQANEINSVVQMIQGVAEQTNLLALNAAIEAARAGDSGRGFAVVADEVRQLAHNTQQATERISDMILRLQQASKTAVGSMEKAQQCASTSVKHSEESQSAIEEISYSITTIADMNIQVSTATEEQTTVAADISRNINEFNSSIKTVSESSRQNAIASQELAALASTLQSKVAKFKL, encoded by the coding sequence ATGCTTTGTCGTTTAAAAGATATGCTTAATTCAATTTCTGTTCGTAACCGACTCATCATACTCGCTGCTGTTCCCTTGATTGCTCTAGTATTTACCACCCTTTTTTCATTGAAAATTATGTCTGGATTAGTAAACGGAATTGATAGTCTTTATGAAGATAGGGTTATTCCATTAAAACAAATAAAGGCCGTCTCTGATGTTTACGCGGTGCAGATAGTCGATAGCTTTCATAAATATCGAGCTTCGCAATTAACCGCTGAGAACCTAAAAGGGCAAATAGATGATGCAATGACAAATGCTGAAAAAGTTTGGGGGCAATATAAACAAACCAAATTGACGAGTGAAGAAGCTCGACTGGTTGATATCAGCGATAGACTAATGAAAAAGGCGAATACCGAAATTCAGGTGATGAAACAACAGCTCGGCAGTGGGCAGCTGAAGCAAATGAGTAATGATGAATTTGTGCCTAAATTGTATGCGTTCATGGACCCTTTTTCAGGCAGTTTAGAGGCTTTAATTAATCTGCAATTGGATGAATCAGGCCGTTTTCGTAATGAGGCGGATGCGAAAGCAAAAGAAACTCGCATGCTACTGATTGTAACAATGGCGGCGATGATTGGCATTTTAATTTTAGGTGCAACATTGATCTATCGATCAATATTTCGACCGCTGCGCGCGTTGCAACGTACCGTTTCGCATATTGCGAGTGAAGCGGATTTACGAAAAGACTCCGAAGTGGTGGGCAGTGATGAAATTGCAGAAACTGCATCGAGTGTTAACGACATGCTCTGTGCATTTAGAACGATTCTAAAAGAGGTGAATGGTGCTTCAATGACATTGGGGTCTGCAGCGGAAGAAATGCAGGTTATTTCAAATCAGGTTGCGAATACGGCGAGTGATCAGCAGCAACAAACTGAAATGATAGCCACAGCCGTCACACAAATGAGTGCAGCAATTCAGGAAGTTGCCAACAATGCAGAGTTAACCGCCGGAAAAGCAACCGATTCCGACGTCGCCGCTAAAGCTGGCATTGGTAAAATTGCCGCGAATATTGACTCCATTCAAACACTCAACAAAGTGATTGATGAAAGCACTCAAGTTATAGTGAATTTGAGCGAGCAAGCCAATGAAATTAATTCCGTTGTTCAAATGATCCAAGGGGTGGCTGAACAAACGAATTTACTTGCGTTGAATGCGGCAATTGAAGCTGCGCGAGCGGGGGATTCGGGTCGTGGATTTGCTGTTGTTGCAGACGAAGTAAGGCAGTTAGCCCATAACACTCAACAAGCAACTGAACGTATCAGTGATATGATTTTGCGGTTGCAGCAGGCGTCAAAAACCGCAGTTGGTAGTATGGAGAAAGCACAGCAATGTGCATCGACGAGTGTGAAACATTCGGAAGAGTCTCAAAGTGCGATTGAAGAAATATCGTATTCCATTACGACGATTGCAGATATGAACATTCAGGTTTCTACTGCTACGGAAGAACAAACGACGGTTGCGGCCGACATTTCTAGGAATATAAATGAATTCAATAGCAGTATTAAAACGGTGTCAGAAAGTTCGCGACAAAATGCCATCGCGAGTCAAGAACTTGCCGCGCTCGCGAGCACACTTCAAAGCAAAGTAGCGAAGTTTAAATTGTAG
- the bfr gene encoding bacterioferritin: MQGNQTIIDLLNVQLTLELTSMDQYLAHSKMYEDWGIEQLHHKLAHEYEEELDHAKRIIERILFLEGVPDTASRKAIHVGSNVEEMLANDLNAEREVAAHLKKVIAECEKAQDYVSREILQTLLDDTEMDHIYWLEQHINMIKLMGLPNYIQSQMAQGHE, from the coding sequence ATGCAAGGTAATCAGACTATTATCGACTTATTGAACGTGCAACTTACGCTTGAACTCACCTCAATGGATCAATACCTTGCCCACAGCAAAATGTATGAGGACTGGGGCATTGAGCAACTGCACCACAAACTCGCGCACGAATACGAAGAAGAATTAGACCACGCCAAGAGAATTATTGAGCGAATTTTATTTCTGGAAGGTGTACCGGATACGGCATCCAGAAAGGCAATTCATGTTGGCAGTAATGTAGAAGAAATGTTGGCAAACGATTTGAACGCTGAGCGTGAAGTTGCTGCGCATTTGAAAAAAGTCATTGCGGAATGCGAAAAGGCACAAGATTACGTGAGCCGTGAAATCCTGCAAACCCTGCTTGATGACACCGAAATGGATCACATCTATTGGTTAGAGCAGCATATTAATATGATAAAACTCATGGGGCTGCCAAATTACATTCAGAGTCAGATGGCACAAGGGCATGAATAA
- the bfr gene encoding bacterioferritin: MQGNKQVLVELNRILTLELTSINQFFLHARMFKNWGLEELNEKAYKKSIKDMKQADDLIERILFLEGLPNLQHLEKLRIGEHTEEMLSCDLMFEMDQLPALRAAIALCEKEQDYVSRDLLTDILEYEEEYVDWIETQQSLILNIGIQNYLQSMLED, translated from the coding sequence ATGCAAGGGAACAAACAAGTGTTAGTCGAGTTAAACCGCATACTTACGCTCGAACTTACGTCGATTAACCAATTCTTTTTACATGCTCGTATGTTTAAAAATTGGGGATTAGAAGAATTAAATGAGAAAGCGTATAAGAAGTCCATCAAGGACATGAAACAGGCTGATGATTTAATTGAACGGATCCTTTTTTTAGAAGGATTACCTAATTTACAACACCTCGAAAAACTGCGGATCGGGGAGCATACCGAAGAAATGCTCAGTTGTGATTTAATGTTTGAAATGGACCAACTACCGGCACTTCGAGCCGCTATCGCCTTGTGTGAAAAAGAACAGGACTATGTAAGCCGAGATCTGTTGACCGACATTCTGGAATACGAAGAAGAATATGTAGACTGGATAGAAACGCAGCAATCGCTCATTCTAAACATAGGTATCCAAAACTATCTGCAATCCATGCTAGAGGACTAA
- the norR gene encoding nitric oxide reductase transcriptional regulator NorR, translated as MNQAQLSRLLTFSLEIHQHVARLSNRDQVEHNLTEFGQVVLKSLFSVLDADALAMLLFDQGKLSPIAVHGLLPECLGRRFLISEHPRLETILNADHVVRFDHESTLPDPYDGLLLASHGDIPVHACMGIALKQQDKVLGVLTFDSLDPSAFEHYPDSMLDMITATISNALSTVLNHVQLATSAKHQSAVVHAMTQASHAIIGEHPLMQKLKQEIRLVASSDLSVLITGETGTGKELVARHIHQQSNRADNPYVQVNCASLPEGLAESEFFGHRKGAFTGADKHREGKFLLADGGTIFLDEIGELPLSLQSKLLRVLQSGEIQPVGADDTHVVNVRIVAATNRDLQHEVAEGRFRADLYHRLSVYPIQVPPLRSRMSDVTLLCGFFLEQLRKKLNVEQLVITPPLMSRLESYDWPGNVRELEHILSRTALKAKHDEWQSTMVKLSLAHCELGTHSDSITTLTPTQTSVPLKSATDDFQRALITTTLTQAAFNWAKAARLLDVDRANLVRLAKRLNISVKKSL; from the coding sequence ATGAATCAAGCGCAGTTATCTCGATTACTGACATTCAGTTTGGAAATACATCAACACGTTGCACGTTTATCTAATCGTGATCAGGTTGAACACAACCTCACTGAATTTGGGCAAGTGGTATTGAAATCACTATTTAGCGTGCTTGATGCCGATGCTTTGGCAATGTTGTTGTTTGACCAAGGAAAACTCTCACCCATTGCTGTGCATGGTCTACTGCCTGAATGTTTGGGAAGACGTTTTCTAATTAGCGAACATCCACGCCTAGAGACTATTTTAAACGCGGATCACGTGGTGCGATTTGACCATGAAAGCACGCTACCAGATCCCTATGATGGTTTATTGTTGGCAAGTCATGGTGATATTCCTGTTCACGCTTGCATGGGGATAGCGCTTAAACAGCAAGACAAGGTACTGGGTGTGCTGACCTTTGATAGTTTAGACCCGAGCGCGTTTGAGCATTACCCTGACAGCATGCTCGACATGATCACCGCCACGATTAGTAACGCACTTAGCACCGTGCTCAATCATGTGCAATTAGCGACGAGTGCAAAACATCAAAGCGCTGTAGTGCATGCAATGACACAAGCCAGTCATGCGATTATTGGCGAACACCCGCTCATGCAAAAGTTAAAACAAGAAATCCGGCTGGTGGCGAGTTCAGATCTTAGCGTTTTAATTACGGGTGAAACAGGTACAGGTAAAGAACTTGTCGCTCGGCACATTCATCAGCAATCCAATCGTGCGGATAATCCCTACGTACAAGTTAACTGTGCATCGTTACCTGAAGGGCTCGCAGAGAGTGAGTTCTTTGGTCATCGAAAAGGGGCGTTTACAGGTGCAGATAAGCACCGAGAAGGTAAGTTCCTCTTAGCGGATGGAGGAACTATCTTTTTAGACGAAATTGGCGAACTGCCTTTGTCTTTGCAAAGTAAGTTATTAAGGGTACTTCAAAGTGGTGAAATTCAGCCAGTCGGGGCAGATGACACGCACGTTGTGAATGTGCGAATCGTTGCGGCCACGAATCGTGATCTACAACATGAAGTTGCGGAAGGTCGTTTTCGTGCAGATTTATATCATCGTTTAAGTGTTTACCCTATTCAAGTGCCGCCACTTCGCAGTCGCATGAGCGATGTTACGTTACTCTGTGGTTTTTTCCTCGAACAATTGAGGAAAAAACTCAATGTTGAGCAATTAGTTATTACGCCGCCATTAATGTCACGACTAGAAAGTTATGATTGGCCAGGAAATGTGCGCGAACTCGAACATATTTTGAGCCGAACTGCACTCAAAGCAAAGCATGATGAATGGCAAAGCACTATGGTCAAACTGTCACTAGCACATTGTGAGCTTGGTACACACTCAGATTCGATAACGACATTGACGCCGACTCAAACGAGTGTACCGCTAAAGTCGGCAACGGATGATTTCCAGCGAGCGCTTATTACAACCACATTGACACAAGCCGCGTTTAACTGGGCAAAAGCGGCGAGGCTACTGGATGTAGATAGAGCAAACCTCGTACGCTTAGCTAAACGGTTAAATATCTCGGTGAAAAAGTCACTTTAA
- a CDS encoding NnrS family protein → MRPINLVEPIDTNVPWFHVHRWPVFNLGFRSLFLAGGLWAASSMLVWLLILSGHYAWQAVFPATLWHAHEMIFGFAGVIAVGFLLTASQNWTGATTLNGLPLCLLTCIWAVTRILLLVSPDPILMALAGQSAFWLFAICHFSLVLLSTNSKNNYIFIYVLSGICIANISFLLLIAFDAHSLAATFTQIAVLMFTLLIGLIGGRVIPFFTARGLSLKDQVRTPKVDTLLLFASTIGLVGFVTANVFSGPLNPGYLILVAALLHLFRAFKWFNVGVFNVPLLWSLHAAYLATSFGLLWFALTFIFILPHGKDALHLITVGGIGLMILAMMARVALGHTSRPLKPHWLINLAFAVCLVAAVIRALGPLFIFPHVAWLISGTLWVSSFICFVWVYFPILTRPRIDGRRG, encoded by the coding sequence ATGCGCCCAATTAATTTAGTTGAACCCATCGATACAAATGTACCTTGGTTTCATGTTCATCGTTGGCCTGTGTTTAATTTGGGTTTTCGAAGTCTTTTTCTTGCGGGAGGTTTGTGGGCTGCCTCTAGTATGCTGGTTTGGCTGCTCATCTTATCAGGACACTATGCTTGGCAAGCTGTATTTCCAGCTACTCTGTGGCACGCCCATGAAATGATTTTTGGTTTTGCCGGTGTGATTGCAGTCGGCTTTCTGCTTACAGCTTCTCAGAACTGGACTGGCGCAACGACATTAAATGGCCTGCCGCTTTGTTTGCTCACGTGTATCTGGGCTGTCACCCGTATTTTGCTGCTCGTAAGTCCGGACCCTATTTTGATGGCGCTCGCTGGTCAAAGTGCCTTTTGGTTGTTTGCCATTTGCCACTTTAGTTTAGTGTTGCTTTCGACTAACTCGAAGAACAACTACATTTTCATTTATGTACTAAGTGGGATTTGTATCGCAAACATCAGTTTTCTACTGTTAATTGCATTTGACGCACATTCACTTGCTGCCACGTTTACTCAAATCGCAGTATTGATGTTTACCCTTCTCATCGGGCTTATCGGCGGTCGCGTAATTCCTTTTTTTACGGCTCGGGGCTTGTCATTGAAAGACCAAGTCAGAACACCAAAAGTAGATACGTTATTGTTGTTCGCTTCCACGATTGGTTTGGTTGGTTTTGTGACGGCCAATGTGTTCTCCGGCCCATTGAATCCTGGGTATTTGATTTTAGTTGCAGCGCTGCTACACCTTTTTCGGGCGTTCAAATGGTTTAACGTTGGTGTGTTTAACGTTCCTCTGCTCTGGTCTCTGCATGCAGCTTATCTTGCAACAAGCTTCGGACTGCTTTGGTTTGCCTTGACGTTTATTTTTATATTGCCGCATGGCAAAGATGCACTTCATCTAATCACGGTTGGCGGGATTGGACTGATGATCCTTGCCATGATGGCACGAGTAGCTTTAGGCCATACATCAAGACCATTAAAACCTCATTGGCTTATCAATCTCGCGTTTGCGGTTTGCTTAGTTGCCGCAGTTATCCGTGCACTCGGCCCACTTTTCATTTTCCCTCATGTTGCTTGGCTTATCAGTGGCACGCTGTGGGTCAGTTCATTTATTTGTTTTGTCTGGGTTTACTTCCCAATTCTTACTCGCCCTCGCATTGATGGGCGTCGTGGTTAA
- the hmpA gene encoding NO-inducible flavohemoprotein translates to MLSEQQFALIEQSLPLVANVGVGVTEHFYARMFEHNPEVKHYFNLSNQQSGKQPFALFSAIARFATFLGEPEKLDTLKKQIAQKHVALTIKPEHYPIVGTHLIATLQELFPQDFTKDIEDAWTAAYLAIADLLITEEAGLYSQNAAAVGGWGGTRQFQISRIEQESKQVKSFYLAPTDGGSIVGFTPGQYLTVQVQPDCQAYRQMRHYSITGIFDGQYRISVKQDGVVSGFLHNSRVGALVELTPPSGDFTLKTSNNPKVFISAGVGITPMVAMLGHLVEMESSTPCHFLHACQNEAMHSFKDWLNDVSQKTALVDVIHWHEEHSDYATFTGFMNLHDVTNLPIKDGEFYLCGPIGFMKAIYKQLTALGVSQSQIHYELFGPHSDLAA, encoded by the coding sequence ATGTTATCAGAACAGCAGTTTGCGCTAATTGAACAGTCTTTACCCTTGGTTGCTAACGTAGGAGTAGGCGTTACCGAGCATTTTTACGCGCGCATGTTCGAACACAACCCTGAAGTGAAACATTACTTCAACTTAAGTAACCAACAAAGTGGTAAACAACCGTTTGCGCTGTTTTCTGCAATTGCTCGCTTTGCAACATTCCTTGGTGAACCTGAAAAGCTCGACACGTTGAAAAAGCAGATTGCCCAAAAGCACGTTGCGTTAACGATTAAACCGGAACACTACCCAATCGTCGGCACACATCTAATTGCCACCTTACAAGAACTCTTTCCTCAGGATTTTACAAAAGACATTGAAGACGCTTGGACCGCAGCGTATTTGGCTATTGCAGATTTACTGATCACTGAAGAAGCCGGTCTATACTCTCAAAATGCTGCGGCAGTCGGTGGCTGGGGTGGCACTCGTCAATTTCAAATTTCGCGTATTGAGCAAGAATCTAAACAGGTAAAAAGTTTCTATTTAGCGCCGACCGATGGCGGTTCAATCGTTGGCTTTACGCCTGGTCAGTACCTAACAGTGCAAGTGCAGCCGGACTGTCAAGCTTACCGTCAAATGCGCCACTATTCGATCACCGGGATTTTCGATGGACAATATCGTATTTCAGTTAAACAAGATGGTGTGGTGTCCGGCTTCTTGCACAATTCGCGTGTGGGTGCGCTGGTTGAATTAACGCCTCCTTCAGGTGATTTCACATTAAAGACATCCAACAACCCGAAAGTGTTTATCAGTGCCGGGGTCGGTATCACTCCAATGGTTGCGATGTTGGGTCATCTCGTTGAAATGGAGAGCTCAACACCTTGCCACTTTTTACACGCTTGCCAAAACGAGGCTATGCACAGTTTTAAAGACTGGTTAAATGACGTGTCTCAAAAAACAGCCCTAGTCGATGTGATTCATTGGCATGAAGAACACTCTGATTACGCAACGTTTACAGGGTTTATGAATTTGCATGACGTGACGAACTTGCCCATCAAGGATGGTGAGTTCTACTTGTGTGGTCCGATTGGTTTCATGAAAGCGATTTATAAGCAGCTCACCGCGCTTGGCGTTTCGCAAAGCCAGATCCATTACGAGTTATTTGGGCCTCACAGTGACTTAGCAGCGTAA
- a CDS encoding DUF523 domain-containing protein → MEPILVSACLMGQPVRYNASCVGNDIDTMTWLHTQFELKTFCPEVAAGMSTPRAPAEIAHGTGAEVLDGFKQVKENTGQCVTDQFIAAAQLTLTFCQQHNIRIAILTAFSPSCANSRIYDGSFSGKITDGRGVTAELLSRNGIKVFNQNELDILRHFVNA, encoded by the coding sequence ATAGAACCCATTCTCGTCAGCGCATGTCTTATGGGGCAACCTGTGCGTTACAACGCGAGTTGTGTGGGAAATGACATCGATACCATGACATGGCTACACACACAATTTGAATTGAAAACCTTTTGTCCTGAAGTTGCAGCAGGAATGAGTACGCCGAGAGCTCCCGCAGAAATTGCTCACGGGACCGGTGCTGAAGTGTTAGATGGTTTTAAACAGGTGAAAGAAAATACGGGTCAGTGCGTGACGGACCAATTTATTGCGGCAGCGCAATTGACTTTGACCTTTTGTCAGCAGCACAACATACGTATTGCTATCTTAACGGCATTTAGTCCATCATGCGCGAACAGTCGCATCTACGATGGCAGTTTTTCTGGTAAAATAACGGACGGAAGAGGTGTTACGGCAGAGCTGCTAAGTCGAAACGGCATTAAGGTTTTTAATCAAAATGAACTGGATATTTTACGGCATTTTGTGAATGCCTAA
- the yghU gene encoding glutathione-dependent disulfide-bond oxidoreductase — protein MSTTYNPPKVWTWNDENGGQWASINRPTSGARFERDLSKGEHALQLYSLATPNGQKVTILLEELLLAGVKEADYDAYAISISDSDQFSSGFVAVNPNSKIPALMDYSGDEPVRVFESGHILLYLAEKFGHFLPSNHVAKTEALNWLFWLQGSAPYLGGGFGHFYAYAPEKFEYPINRFTMETKRQLDLLDKQLEGKTYIVGEEYTIADIAIWPWYGNVVLGLAYNAAEFLDVESYPNVMRWAKLIAKRPGVKRGRIVNRTWGEEWEMLADRHSASDIDSVLEKAPK, from the coding sequence ATGTCAACGACGTACAATCCACCCAAAGTCTGGACTTGGAACGATGAAAATGGGGGCCAGTGGGCCAGTATCAATCGTCCAACTTCTGGCGCACGTTTTGAACGTGACTTGTCAAAAGGCGAGCATGCGCTTCAACTGTATTCACTTGCAACGCCTAATGGGCAGAAAGTAACTATCCTTTTGGAAGAGTTGCTGTTGGCTGGTGTAAAAGAAGCTGATTACGATGCTTACGCGATTAGCATTAGTGACAGTGATCAGTTTTCATCAGGCTTTGTTGCAGTAAACCCGAATTCTAAGATACCTGCGCTTATGGATTACAGTGGGGATGAACCCGTTCGTGTGTTCGAATCAGGCCATATTCTTTTATACCTTGCTGAGAAGTTTGGGCATTTCTTACCTTCGAACCACGTAGCGAAAACAGAAGCACTGAACTGGTTGTTTTGGTTACAGGGGTCTGCGCCCTATTTGGGTGGCGGATTTGGTCACTTTTATGCGTATGCGCCAGAAAAGTTCGAATATCCTATTAATCGTTTCACCATGGAAACTAAGCGCCAGCTGGATTTGCTTGATAAACAGCTGGAAGGAAAAACCTATATTGTAGGAGAGGAGTATACGATTGCCGACATCGCTATTTGGCCATGGTATGGTAATGTTGTACTTGGACTTGCTTATAACGCAGCCGAATTTTTGGATGTAGAAAGTTATCCAAATGTGATGCGCTGGGCAAAACTCATCGCAAAACGTCCCGGTGTAAAACGAGGCCGGATTGTTAATCGTACTTGGGGTGAGGAATGGGAAATGTTAGCTGACCGTCACAGTGCAAGTGACATAGATTCCGTACTTGAAAAAGCACCGAAATAA
- a CDS encoding GH25 family lysozyme has protein sequence MRIGSTRRFVIYLALLTCALVGLWYVIGHFHQPTPNRSEAQAPIYYGIDVSHYQGDLIVDLPKHTGLHFIIAKATNGAKGVDAKFAENWSAIKAHGRIRGAYHFYIAGESPQAQAIHFINTVGQWADSDITPIVDVEQYSVSHDKSVSQLHEDLLRFLDYVESNTGRLPMIYSNTKFAQMWLNNSEFGRYPLWLADYTKAKKPVVPEVWRHQGLFIWQRSDTYKLDSTEVDYDVFRGELSQLSGFNHKLRQQ, from the coding sequence ATGAGAATAGGTTCTACACGTCGATTTGTTATCTACTTGGCTTTGCTGACATGCGCGTTAGTGGGGCTGTGGTACGTTATTGGGCACTTTCATCAGCCGACACCAAACCGCAGTGAAGCACAAGCGCCAATTTATTACGGAATAGACGTTTCCCATTACCAAGGCGACTTAATCGTTGACTTACCCAAACACACTGGACTTCACTTTATTATTGCGAAAGCAACCAATGGAGCAAAAGGCGTAGACGCCAAATTTGCTGAAAATTGGTCGGCAATTAAGGCGCATGGACGGATTCGCGGCGCGTACCATTTTTACATCGCGGGAGAATCACCTCAAGCACAAGCAATTCATTTTATTAATACGGTAGGTCAATGGGCAGACTCAGACATCACCCCTATCGTAGATGTAGAACAATACAGCGTTTCTCACGATAAGTCGGTCTCTCAGCTTCATGAGGATTTATTGCGTTTTCTGGATTACGTCGAAAGTAATACCGGTCGATTGCCGATGATCTACAGCAACACAAAATTCGCTCAAATGTGGCTGAATAATTCCGAATTTGGTCGCTACCCTTTGTGGTTAGCGGATTATACTAAGGCTAAAAAGCCAGTAGTGCCTGAAGTTTGGCGACATCAAGGATTGTTTATTTGGCAACGCTCTGACACCTACAAATTGGACTCCACGGAAGTGGATTATGACGTGTTCCGTGGTGAGCTGTCGCAATTAAGCGGTTTTAATCATAAGTTGCGCCAGCAGTAA
- a CDS encoding bile acid:sodium symporter family protein, with protein MNRVLQLFPIWALAFSAIAYLKPELFTGLKTLIVPLLTVIMLTMGLTLTPSDFLRIKDSKKAVLAGVVLQFTVMPAVAIFVSNVFQLDDTLLIGMVLVGAVAGGTASNVLCYLAKGDVALSITMTAISTLLGVALTPLLIELLVGQIVDIPTSSMVLSLFKIVLLPVAFGIVLNHFFKVTMSKITDVLPIFSMVSIVFIIAIIVALNANKLHSVGIIMLAAVIVHNGSGLLLGYLAGKALGFEPKVCKTIALEVGMQNSGLAVALAMKFFTPAAAIAGTIFSIWHNVSGSILASYWQRQSNSEKQQ; from the coding sequence ATGAACCGAGTATTGCAATTGTTCCCTATCTGGGCGCTCGCGTTTTCTGCGATTGCCTATTTAAAGCCGGAACTCTTTACTGGCTTAAAAACACTTATCGTGCCGCTTCTGACAGTGATTATGCTCACTATGGGTCTCACTTTAACCCCCAGCGATTTTTTGCGCATAAAAGATAGCAAAAAGGCGGTATTAGCCGGTGTTGTGCTCCAATTTACGGTCATGCCAGCGGTCGCTATTTTCGTCTCCAATGTGTTTCAACTTGACGATACTTTACTCATAGGCATGGTATTAGTGGGGGCTGTAGCAGGTGGAACGGCAAGCAATGTGCTGTGTTATTTGGCTAAAGGTGACGTTGCATTGTCGATTACGATGACCGCAATTAGTACATTGCTAGGCGTTGCCTTAACTCCGCTGTTGATTGAATTGTTGGTTGGTCAAATCGTTGATATTCCAACATCGAGCATGGTCCTGAGTTTATTTAAAATTGTGCTGCTTCCCGTCGCATTTGGAATCGTGCTCAACCATTTTTTTAAAGTCACAATGTCGAAGATTACAGATGTGCTACCGATTTTCTCTATGGTGTCCATTGTGTTTATCATCGCGATTATTGTGGCGCTTAATGCAAACAAACTACACAGTGTCGGCATAATCATGCTGGCGGCTGTTATCGTTCACAACGGAAGTGGTCTACTCTTGGGTTATCTTGCAGGAAAGGCACTCGGGTTTGAGCCAAAAGTTTGCAAGACAATTGCACTAGAGGTGGGCATGCAAAACTCTGGGCTCGCCGTAGCGCTGGCGATGAAGTTTTTCACTCCTGCAGCCGCGATTGCTGGAACGATTTTCTCGATTTGGCACAATGTCAGTGGATCAATATTAGCGAGCTATTGGCAAAGACAAAGTAACAGTGAAAAACAACAATAA
- a CDS encoding LysE family translocator: MDYLLAVTLFAFASSVTPGPNNILVMSSGVNFGMWRSVPLLCGICIGFAFMVVLVGLGFSQVFERFPEFHVWLKVAGVLYLLYLAWLIGTSTGTLEIKTQGKPLSFTNGALFQWVNAKAWVVATGAIATFTDSGNQAGLGYLIIGLVYLFVAFPSVGIWLWFGSFLSRFLHTTRNQQRFNYVMASLLVLSILPVLIELFLLLMNPSN, encoded by the coding sequence ATGGACTACTTACTTGCAGTAACACTTTTTGCGTTCGCTTCTTCAGTCACTCCAGGACCCAACAACATTTTGGTTATGTCTTCAGGTGTCAATTTTGGTATGTGGCGAAGTGTGCCTCTACTGTGTGGTATCTGTATTGGTTTTGCTTTCATGGTGGTCTTAGTCGGTCTTGGGTTTTCCCAAGTGTTCGAGCGGTTTCCTGAGTTTCACGTATGGCTTAAAGTAGCGGGCGTCCTGTATCTGTTGTACTTAGCGTGGTTAATTGGAACATCAACGGGCACCTTAGAGATTAAAACGCAGGGCAAACCACTCTCCTTCACCAATGGTGCATTGTTCCAATGGGTCAATGCGAAAGCTTGGGTTGTTGCAACAGGGGCGATCGCCACCTTTACGGATTCTGGGAACCAAGCAGGGTTAGGCTACCTAATTATTGGGCTTGTGTATTTGTTCGTGGCATTTCCAAGTGTAGGAATATGGCTTTGGTTTGGTTCTTTTTTAAGTCGTTTTTTACATACAACGCGTAATCAACAACGATTCAACTATGTCATGGCAAGCTTACTGGTCTTGTCCATTTTACCGGTGCTTATCGAGCTATTTTTGCTGTTAATGAACCCATCAAACTAA